The proteins below are encoded in one region of Phaseolus vulgaris cultivar G19833 chromosome 1, P. vulgaris v2.0, whole genome shotgun sequence:
- the LOC137816121 gene encoding uncharacterized protein, with the protein MVFETAKRGGCREHPHDKQSPGVCSSCLREKLSQLYSTNPVIDPLCFSPASPASPHQSFSSSRGGHRRPRFRRNASLVAAESGSCAAQGLNLKKSKSLAFGSKSRGRERDVSGRKKDGFWSKVLKLKRRDTRDSMATSKT; encoded by the coding sequence ATGGTGTTTGAAACGGCAAAAAGAGGAGGGTGCAGGGAGCACCCACACGACAAGCAATCACCTGGTGTTTGTTCGTCTTGTTTGAGGGAAAAACTCTCGCAGCTATACAGCACCAACCCTGTTATTGATCCTCTTTGTTTTTCTCCTGCTTCGCCTGCTTCTCCTCATCAGTCCTTTTCTTCGAGTCGCGGTGGCCACCGGAGACCCAGGTTCCGGCGAAACGCTTCGTTGGTGGCGGCGGAATCCGGTTCGTGCGCGGCGCAGGGGTTGAACTTGAAAAAGAGCAAGTCCTTGGCGTTTGGTTCGAAGAGTAGAGGGAGAGAGAGGGATGTGAGTGGAAGGAAGAAAGATGGGTTTTGGTCAAAGGTGCTGAAACTGAAGAGAAGGGACACCAGAGACTCCATGGCCACTTCCAAGACctga
- the LOC137815177 gene encoding homeobox-leucine zipper protein ATHB-6-like, with amino-acid sequence MKRLSSNSSDSSSTPLITICPTPEEQSTRNCQQHVYGREFQSMMLEGLDEEGCVEEVGHQSEKKRRLSVDQVKALEKNFEVENKLEPERKVKLAQELGLQPRQVAVWFQNRRARWKTKQLERDYGVLKANFDALKLNYDTLNHDNEALRKQIKELKLRLEEGVSVKEEIMMPDSEDKTTMEQSKSEPSWESEEQLNYECFNNNDCFGGASLFPVDFKDGSSDSDSSAILNEENNKCSPITEDLLLSPKSSSMNCLQFQKAYQTQYVVKMEEHNFLSADEACNFFSDEQAPTLQWWS; translated from the exons ATGAAGAGACTTAGCAGCAACAGCTCAGATTCTTCTTCCACTCCCCTCATAACAATCTGTCCAACCCCAG AGGAACAGAGTACGAGAAACTGCCAGCAGCACGTGTATGGTAGGGAGTTCCAATCGATGATGCTCGAGGGACTTGACGAGGAAGGTTGTGTTGAAGAAGTGGGGCATCAATCTGAGAAGAAACGCAGACTGAGTGTAGATCAAGTGAAGGCTTTGGAGAAGAACTTCGAGGTTGAAAACAAGCTTGAACCCGAGAGGAAGGTCAAACTTGCCcaagaacttgggttgcaacCTAGACAAGTAGCAGTTTGGTTCCAGAACCGTCGTGCAAGGTGGAAAACCAAACAATTGGAGAGAGATTACGGTGTTCTCAAAGCCAATTTCGATGCTCTCAAGCTCAACTACGACACCCTCAATCACGACAACGAAGCCTTACGGAAGCAG ATAAAGGAGCTTAAACTGAGGTTGGAAGAAGGGGTTTCCGTGAAGGAGGAGATAATGATGCCTGATTCGGAAGACAAAACGACGATGGAACAGAGCAAGAGCGAACCTAGTTGGGAATCCGAGGAACAGTTGAACTACGAGTGTTTCAACAACAACGATTGTTTCGGAGGCGCTTCGCTGTTCCCAGTGGACTTCAAAGACGGTTCTTCCGACAGCGATTCGAGCGCAATCTTGAACGAGGAGAACAACAAGTGCAGCCCCATAACCGAAGATCTGTTGCTGTCGCCGAAATCTTCCTCAATGAACTGTTTGCAGTTCCAGAAAGCGTATCAGACGCAGTACGTGGTGAAGATGGAGGAGCACAATTTCTTGAGCGCGGACGAGGCCTGCAATTTCTTTTCGGACGAACAGGCTCCAACGTTGCAGTGGTGGAGCTGa
- the LOC137815178 gene encoding ATP-dependent RNA helicase DEAH12, chloroplastic isoform X1 yields the protein MKKTSYPNPTYRRCDAHSDAPPHGCSTPRPIFHRPFHQSRPRFYPHPVRLHRPPEPYFKVELRFSLRPPSRDEVEALIKECEHEPQSFAFYPGDDVAAALSYRNWEEACDAAAWFWESLLLEKHGYTPALDSNVAVTGDLDGRLRVLFTRHVQRVMEGREVKRWVEESERLSKEIARVSTLLRNGLHIDLSSHYIEQKKGLNVEKNQVERRLKEFESAMDCILKYLAEGDDEEGGGSVNVFKFDGCFDWNRIHCLIRRECRRLEDGLPIYTYRTDILREIHYQQIMVLIGETGSGKSTQLVQFLADSGIGADESIVCTQPRKIAARSVAQRVQEESSGCYEGQSIKCSMFSSLHEFDSRIIFTTDHCLLQHYMRDNNLSGISCIIIDEAHERSLNTDLLMTLLKNLLYRRGEMRLIIMSATADAKQLSDFFYCCGIFRVTGRSFPVDVKYVPSDHAGHSGSVGVASYVSDVVRKATEVHKTEKEGTIIAFLTSQIEVEYACEKFQIPSAVALPLHGKLSSEEQFRVFQNYPGKRKVIFSTNLAETSLTIPGVKYVIDSGLFKDCRYDPGSGMNVLKVCWISQSSADQRAGRAGRTEPGVCYRLYSETDYQSMDLNQEPEIRRVHLGVAVLRILALGVTNVQDFDFVDAPSSSSIDMAIRNLIQLRAIEKKNDVHNLTPEGWCLVKIGIEPRLGKLILGCFKDGLGREGIVLAAVMANASTIFCRVGSEFDKQRSDCLKVQFCHCDGDLFTLLSVYKEWEALPLERRNKWCWENSINAKSMRRCQDTVLELESCLEREHDLVTPSCWRWDPCMPSSYDKNLKRVILSSLAENVAMYSGCNQLGYEVAQTGQHVQLHPSCSLLVFAQKPSWVVFGELLSVSNQYLVCVSTFDFQSLYDLRPAPLFDVSKMVERKLQMKTLCGLGCILLKRFCGKANCNLLALISRIRKACMDERIYIEVNVDQNAIHLFATSNDMDAALVLVNGALEYERKLQRAECMDKCLYHGSGLSPPIALFGSGAEIKHLELEKRSLSIDVCHADINAIDDKELLMFLEKNTSGSICAVYKFSGNMKDEDKDKWGRILFTSPDFVERATELDGHEFCGSSLKILPSQLGGDKMFSFPAVKAKVSWPRRSSRGFAVVKCDIKDVNHILRDFYNLAIGGRYVRCEVGKKSMDSVTINGLGKDLSEAEILDVLRTATSRRILDFFLVRGDAVENPPCSALEEALLKEIYPSLPKRNPHISSCRVQVFVPEPKDAFMRALISFDGRLHLEAAKALEQIEGKVLPGCLSWQKIKCQRLFHSSLIFPIPVFRVIREQLDGVLARFRNLKGVECNLDRTVNGSHRVKITANATKTVAEVRRPLEELLRGKTVEHDSLTPAVLQLLMSKDGFNLKNSLQQETGTYILFDRHNLNLRVFGSPNKVALAHDKLIQSLLSLHEEKQLKIHLRGRDLPPDLMKQMIKNFGPDLRGLKERVPGVDLMLNINRHVISLNGRKELKPRVEEIIFEIARSSHHLVGTFDNDGPNCPICLCEVEDAYRLEGCGHVFCRLCLVEQCESAIRNQGTFPICCTNKDCGDIILLTDLRSLLVGDKLEDLFRASLGAFVTTSGGTYRFCPSPDCPSIYRVADPGTAGEPFVCGACYSETCTRCHLEYHPYLSCERYKEFKEDPDSSLIQWCRGKDEVKSCLACGYVIEKVDGCNHVECKCGKHVCWVCLEFFSASDECYSHLRNVHKTII from the exons ATGAAGAAAACTTCGTACCCTAACCCCACTTATCGTCGCTGTGATGCTCATTCTGACGCACCACCGCATGGCTGTTCCACTCCCCGCCCAATCTTCCACCGTCCCTTCCACCAATCGAGACCACGCTTTTATCCACATCCCGTCCGCCTCCACCGTCCTCCGGAGCCTTATTTCAAGGTGGAGCTCCGCTTCAGCCTTCGCCCTCCTAGCCGCGACGAGGTGGAGGCTCTGATCAAAGAATGTGAGCACGAGCCTCAGTCGTTCGCTTTCTACCCCGGAGACGACGTCGCCGCCGCGCTCAGTTACCGGAACTGGGAGGAGGCGTGTGACGCGGCCGCTTGGTTCTGGGAGTCGCTGCTTTTGGAGAAACACGGTTACACGCCGGCGCTGGACTCCAACGTTGCGGTCACGGGCGATCTCGATGGCCGCCTTCGAGTGTTGTTCACGAGGCACGTTCAGAGGGTGATGGAGGGGAGAGAGGTTAAGCGGTGGGTGGAGGAGAGTGAACGGTTGTCGAAGGAGATTGCGAGGGTTTCAACTTTGCTTCGGAATGGCTTGCATATTGACTTGAGTAGTCACTATATTGAGCAGAAGAAAGGACTCAATGTTGAGAAAAACCAGGTTGAGAGGAGGTTGAAGGAGTTCGAATCTGCGATGGATTGTATACTGAAGTATCTGGCGGAGGGTGATGACGAGGAGGGTGGTGGAAGTGTGAATGTGTTCAAGTTTGATGGATGTTTTGATTGGAATCGCATTCACTGTCTGATCAGAAGGGAGTGTCGAAGACTGGAGGATGGATTGCCCATTTATACTTACCGGACAGATATTCTTCGGGAAATACATTATCAGCAG ATAATGGTGTTAATAGGAGAGACTGGTTCTGGAAAGAGTACACAGTTAGTTCAGTTTCTTGCTGATTCTGGCATTGGTGCTGATGAATCCATTGTATGCACCCAACCTCGCAAGATTGCTGCCAGATCAGTGGCTCAAAGGGTCCAGGAAGAAAGCAGTGGATGTTATGAAGGGCAATCAATCAAATGTTCTATGTTTTCATCCTTGCATGAGTTTGATTCCAGGATAATATTCACGACAGATCACTGTTTATTGCAGCACTACATGCGTGATAACAATTTGTCTGGGATCTCATGCATCATAATTGATGAGGCTCACGAGAGGAGCTTAAATACAGATTTACTGATGACTTTGTTGAAGAATTTACTTTATAGAAGGGGTGAGATGCGGCTTATCATTATGTCTGCTACAGCTGATGCAAAGCAGCTATCTGATTTCTTTTATTGTTGTGGAATTTTTCGTGTGACTGGGAGAAGTTTTCCAGTGGATGTCAAATATGTTCCTTCTGACCATGCCGGGCATTCTGGTTCTGTTGGTGTTGCCTCGTATGTTTCTGATGTTGTCAGAAAGGCAACTGAGGTTCATAAAACAGAGAAAGAGGGAACTATCATTGCCTTTTTGACCTCTCAGATAGAAGTGGAATATGCCTGTGAAAAGTTTCAAATACCTTCTGCAGTTGCCCTGCCATTGCATGGAAAACTTTCATCTGAAGAGCAATTTCGTGTTTTTCAAAACTACCCTGGAAAGAGAAAAGTGATATTTTCAACAAATCTTGCGGAGACATCACTGACAATTCCTGGTGTTAAGTATGTGATTGATTCTGGTTTATTTAAAGACTGCAGATATGATCCTGGCAGTGGGATGAATGTACTTAAGGTTTGCTGGATTAGTCAGAGCTCTGCTGATCAAAGGGCTGGTCGTGCTGGGAGGACTGAGCCTGGTGTGTGCTATAGACTGTATTCAGAAACTGATTATCAATCAATGGACCTAAATCAAGAACCAGAGATTCGGCGAGTTCATCTTGGTGTAGCCGTTTTGAGGATCCTAGCTTTAGGAGTGACGAATGTGCAGGATTTTGATTTTGTGGATGCTCCAAGTTCTAGCTCGATTGATATGGCAATCAGGAATCTAATTCAGTTACGAGCAATTGAGAAGAAAAATGATGTTCACAATTTAACGCCGGAGGGTTGGTGCCTGGTAAAAATTGGAATTGAACCCAGGCTGGGTAAACTTATTCTTGGCTGTTTCAAAGATGGTTTGGGCAGGGAAGGTATTGTTCTTGCTGCTGTGATGGCCAACGCCAGTACCATATTTTGCAGAGTTGGCAGTGAATTTGATAAACAAAGATCTGATTGTCTTAAAGTGCAATTTTGCCATTGTGATGGGGACCTCTTTACTCTTCTCTCTGTGTACAAGGAATGGGAAGCTTTGCCTTTGGAAAGGAGGAACAAATGGTGTTGGGAAAACAGCATCAATGCCAAATCTATGAGGAGGTGCCAAGACACAGTTTTGGAGTTAGAAAGTTGCCTGGAACGTGAACACGACCTTGTTACTCCGAGTTGTTGGCGATGGGATCCATGTATGCCCTCTAGttatgataagaatttgaagagGGTTATACTGTCCTCACTTGCCGAGAATGTAGCGATGTACTCTGGCTGCAATCAACTTGGTTATGAAGTGGCACAAACTGGGCAACATGTTCAACTACATCCATCTTGTTCATTGCTTGTTTTTGCTCAGAAACCAAGTTGGGTGGTTTTTGGTGAGCTTCTTTCTGTCTCTAATCAATATTTGGTCTGTGTGAGCACATTTGACTTTCAATCATTATATGACCTTCGCCCTGCTCCCTTGTTTGATGTATCTAAAATGGTGGAGCGGAAGTTGCAAATGAAGACCTTGTGTGGTCTTGGCTGTATTCTTCTCAAGAGATTTTGTGGAAAAGCCAACTGTAATTTGCTTGCACTTATTTCACGTATAAGGAAAGCTTGTATGGATGAACGTATCTACATTGAAGTGAATGTTGACCAGAATGCAATCCACTTATTTGCCACTTCAAATGATATGGATGCAGCCCTTGTGTTGGTTAATGGTGCTCTAGAATATGAGAGAAAGTTGCAACGCGCTGAATGCATGGATAAGTGTTTGTATCATGGGTCTGGTCTTTCTCCACCTATAGCTTTGTTTGGTTCTGGTGCTGAGATCAAACATTTGGAACTTGAGAAACGTTCCTTGAGTATTGATGTGTGTCATGCCGACATAAATGCAATTGATGACAAAGAGCTCTTAATGTTTTTAGAGAAGAATACCTCTGGTAGTATCTGTGCTGTGTACAAATTTTCAGGCAATATGAAAGATGAAGATAAGGATAAGTGGGGCAGGATATTGTTTACGTCCCCTGATTTTGTTGAAAGAGCTACTGAACTAGATGGACATGAGTTTTGTGGCTCCTCCTTGAAAATTTTACCTTCGCAGTTGGGAGGGGATAAAATGTTTTCGTTCCCTGCTGTTAAAGCAAAAGTTTCTTGGCCTCGTAGGTCTAGCAGGGGATTTGCCGTAGTTAAATGTGATATAAAAGATGTCAACCATATATTGAGAGATTTCTACAACCTTGCAATAGGGGGAAGGTATGTTCGATGTGAAGTTGGAAAAAAGAGTATGGACAGTGTTACTATAAATGGGCTTGGCAAAGACCTCTCGGAAGCTGAAATACTGGATGTGCTAAGAACTGCTACAAGTAGAAGGATTTTGGATTTTTTCTTGGTAAGAGGGGATGCTGTTGAAAATCCTCCATGCAGTGCTTTGGAAGAGGCACTCCTAAAAGAAATTTACCCCTCTTTGCCCAAAAGGAACCCTCACATTAGTTCTTGCCGAGTTCAGGTGTTTGTACCTGAGCCTAAGGATGCCTTTATGAGAGCTCTAATCAGTTTCGATGGAAGATTGCATTTAGAAGCAGCAAAAGCTTTGGAGCAGATTGAAGGAAAGGTGTTACCTGGATGTTTATCATGGCAAAAGATAAAGTGCCAGCGGTTGTTTCATAGCTCCTTGATATTTCCTATACCAGTGTTTCGTGTGATTAGGGAACAACTGGATGGAGTACTTGCAAGGTTCAGGAATTTAAAAG GTGTTGAATGCAACCTGGACAGGACAGTTAATGGTTCCCACCGAGTGAAGATAACTGCGAACGCAACAAAGACAGTGGCAGAAGTTAGAAGACCTCTGGAGGAACTATTGAGAGGGAAAACTGTTGAGCATGACAGCCTCACCCCTGCAGTTCTCCAGCTCCTGATGTCCAAGGATGGCTTTAATCTTAAAAACTCATTGCAGCAAGAGACAGGAACCTACATTCTTTTTGACAGGCACAACTTGAATTTACGTGTGTTTGGTTCCCCAAACAAGGTTGCCTTGGCTCATGACAAGTTGATTCAATCCCTCCTTTCTCTCCATGAAGAAAAGCAGTTAAAAATCCATCTGAGAGGAAGGGATTTACCTCCTGATTTAATGAAGCAAATGATTAAGAATTTTGGGCCAGATCTCCGTGGACTGAAAGAAAGGGTACCTGGGGTAGATCTTATGCTCAACATAAATCGCCACGTAATCAGTCTTAATGGTAGGAAGGAGTTGAAACCCAGGGTAgaggaaataatttttgagaTTGCTCGTTCAAGCCATCATTTGGTTGGGACATTTGATAATGATGGTCCTAATTGCCCGATTTGCTTGTGCGAGGTTGAGGATGCATACCGGCTTGAAGGCTGTGGTCATGTGTTCTGCCGGTTGTGTCTGGTGGAACAATGTGAATCTGCTATTAGAAACCAAGGCACCTTCCCAATATGTTGTACTAACAAGGACTGTGGAGATATCATCCTGCTTACGGATCTGAGATCTCTCTTAGTTGGTGATAAGTTGGAGGATCTTTTCAGGGCTTCTTTGGGAGCTTTTGTGACTACGAGTGGGGGAACTTACAGGTTTTGCCCATCTCCAGACTGCCCCTCAATTTATCGAGTTGCAGATCCTGGAACTGCTGGTGAGCCATTTGTTTGTGGGGCTTGTTATTCAGAGACATGTACCAGGTGCCACTTAGAGTATCATCCATACCTTTCATGCGAGAGATATAAGGAGTTCAAGGAAGATCCGGATTCATCTCTGATACAGTGGTGCAGAGGGAAAGACGAAGTTAAGAGTTGTTTGGCGTGTGGATATGTAATTGAGAAGGTGGATGGGTGCAACCATGTTGAGTGCAAGTGTGGAAAACATGTGTGCTGGGTTTGCTTAGAGTTCTTCAGCGCTAGTGATGAATGCTATAGCCATCTGAGAAATGTTCACAAGACCATCATATAA
- the LOC137815178 gene encoding ATP-dependent RNA helicase DEAH12, chloroplastic isoform X2, giving the protein MDCPFILTGQIFFGKYIISSIYIQIMVLIGETGSGKSTQLVQFLADSGIGADESIVCTQPRKIAARSVAQRVQEESSGCYEGQSIKCSMFSSLHEFDSRIIFTTDHCLLQHYMRDNNLSGISCIIIDEAHERSLNTDLLMTLLKNLLYRRGEMRLIIMSATADAKQLSDFFYCCGIFRVTGRSFPVDVKYVPSDHAGHSGSVGVASYVSDVVRKATEVHKTEKEGTIIAFLTSQIEVEYACEKFQIPSAVALPLHGKLSSEEQFRVFQNYPGKRKVIFSTNLAETSLTIPGVKYVIDSGLFKDCRYDPGSGMNVLKVCWISQSSADQRAGRAGRTEPGVCYRLYSETDYQSMDLNQEPEIRRVHLGVAVLRILALGVTNVQDFDFVDAPSSSSIDMAIRNLIQLRAIEKKNDVHNLTPEGWCLVKIGIEPRLGKLILGCFKDGLGREGIVLAAVMANASTIFCRVGSEFDKQRSDCLKVQFCHCDGDLFTLLSVYKEWEALPLERRNKWCWENSINAKSMRRCQDTVLELESCLEREHDLVTPSCWRWDPCMPSSYDKNLKRVILSSLAENVAMYSGCNQLGYEVAQTGQHVQLHPSCSLLVFAQKPSWVVFGELLSVSNQYLVCVSTFDFQSLYDLRPAPLFDVSKMVERKLQMKTLCGLGCILLKRFCGKANCNLLALISRIRKACMDERIYIEVNVDQNAIHLFATSNDMDAALVLVNGALEYERKLQRAECMDKCLYHGSGLSPPIALFGSGAEIKHLELEKRSLSIDVCHADINAIDDKELLMFLEKNTSGSICAVYKFSGNMKDEDKDKWGRILFTSPDFVERATELDGHEFCGSSLKILPSQLGGDKMFSFPAVKAKVSWPRRSSRGFAVVKCDIKDVNHILRDFYNLAIGGRYVRCEVGKKSMDSVTINGLGKDLSEAEILDVLRTATSRRILDFFLVRGDAVENPPCSALEEALLKEIYPSLPKRNPHISSCRVQVFVPEPKDAFMRALISFDGRLHLEAAKALEQIEGKVLPGCLSWQKIKCQRLFHSSLIFPIPVFRVIREQLDGVLARFRNLKGVECNLDRTVNGSHRVKITANATKTVAEVRRPLEELLRGKTVEHDSLTPAVLQLLMSKDGFNLKNSLQQETGTYILFDRHNLNLRVFGSPNKVALAHDKLIQSLLSLHEEKQLKIHLRGRDLPPDLMKQMIKNFGPDLRGLKERVPGVDLMLNINRHVISLNGRKELKPRVEEIIFEIARSSHHLVGTFDNDGPNCPICLCEVEDAYRLEGCGHVFCRLCLVEQCESAIRNQGTFPICCTNKDCGDIILLTDLRSLLVGDKLEDLFRASLGAFVTTSGGTYRFCPSPDCPSIYRVADPGTAGEPFVCGACYSETCTRCHLEYHPYLSCERYKEFKEDPDSSLIQWCRGKDEVKSCLACGYVIEKVDGCNHVECKCGKHVCWVCLEFFSASDECYSHLRNVHKTII; this is encoded by the exons ATGGATTGCCCATTTATACTTACCGGACAGATATTCTTCGGGAAATACATTATCAGCAG tatatatatacAGATAATGGTGTTAATAGGAGAGACTGGTTCTGGAAAGAGTACACAGTTAGTTCAGTTTCTTGCTGATTCTGGCATTGGTGCTGATGAATCCATTGTATGCACCCAACCTCGCAAGATTGCTGCCAGATCAGTGGCTCAAAGGGTCCAGGAAGAAAGCAGTGGATGTTATGAAGGGCAATCAATCAAATGTTCTATGTTTTCATCCTTGCATGAGTTTGATTCCAGGATAATATTCACGACAGATCACTGTTTATTGCAGCACTACATGCGTGATAACAATTTGTCTGGGATCTCATGCATCATAATTGATGAGGCTCACGAGAGGAGCTTAAATACAGATTTACTGATGACTTTGTTGAAGAATTTACTTTATAGAAGGGGTGAGATGCGGCTTATCATTATGTCTGCTACAGCTGATGCAAAGCAGCTATCTGATTTCTTTTATTGTTGTGGAATTTTTCGTGTGACTGGGAGAAGTTTTCCAGTGGATGTCAAATATGTTCCTTCTGACCATGCCGGGCATTCTGGTTCTGTTGGTGTTGCCTCGTATGTTTCTGATGTTGTCAGAAAGGCAACTGAGGTTCATAAAACAGAGAAAGAGGGAACTATCATTGCCTTTTTGACCTCTCAGATAGAAGTGGAATATGCCTGTGAAAAGTTTCAAATACCTTCTGCAGTTGCCCTGCCATTGCATGGAAAACTTTCATCTGAAGAGCAATTTCGTGTTTTTCAAAACTACCCTGGAAAGAGAAAAGTGATATTTTCAACAAATCTTGCGGAGACATCACTGACAATTCCTGGTGTTAAGTATGTGATTGATTCTGGTTTATTTAAAGACTGCAGATATGATCCTGGCAGTGGGATGAATGTACTTAAGGTTTGCTGGATTAGTCAGAGCTCTGCTGATCAAAGGGCTGGTCGTGCTGGGAGGACTGAGCCTGGTGTGTGCTATAGACTGTATTCAGAAACTGATTATCAATCAATGGACCTAAATCAAGAACCAGAGATTCGGCGAGTTCATCTTGGTGTAGCCGTTTTGAGGATCCTAGCTTTAGGAGTGACGAATGTGCAGGATTTTGATTTTGTGGATGCTCCAAGTTCTAGCTCGATTGATATGGCAATCAGGAATCTAATTCAGTTACGAGCAATTGAGAAGAAAAATGATGTTCACAATTTAACGCCGGAGGGTTGGTGCCTGGTAAAAATTGGAATTGAACCCAGGCTGGGTAAACTTATTCTTGGCTGTTTCAAAGATGGTTTGGGCAGGGAAGGTATTGTTCTTGCTGCTGTGATGGCCAACGCCAGTACCATATTTTGCAGAGTTGGCAGTGAATTTGATAAACAAAGATCTGATTGTCTTAAAGTGCAATTTTGCCATTGTGATGGGGACCTCTTTACTCTTCTCTCTGTGTACAAGGAATGGGAAGCTTTGCCTTTGGAAAGGAGGAACAAATGGTGTTGGGAAAACAGCATCAATGCCAAATCTATGAGGAGGTGCCAAGACACAGTTTTGGAGTTAGAAAGTTGCCTGGAACGTGAACACGACCTTGTTACTCCGAGTTGTTGGCGATGGGATCCATGTATGCCCTCTAGttatgataagaatttgaagagGGTTATACTGTCCTCACTTGCCGAGAATGTAGCGATGTACTCTGGCTGCAATCAACTTGGTTATGAAGTGGCACAAACTGGGCAACATGTTCAACTACATCCATCTTGTTCATTGCTTGTTTTTGCTCAGAAACCAAGTTGGGTGGTTTTTGGTGAGCTTCTTTCTGTCTCTAATCAATATTTGGTCTGTGTGAGCACATTTGACTTTCAATCATTATATGACCTTCGCCCTGCTCCCTTGTTTGATGTATCTAAAATGGTGGAGCGGAAGTTGCAAATGAAGACCTTGTGTGGTCTTGGCTGTATTCTTCTCAAGAGATTTTGTGGAAAAGCCAACTGTAATTTGCTTGCACTTATTTCACGTATAAGGAAAGCTTGTATGGATGAACGTATCTACATTGAAGTGAATGTTGACCAGAATGCAATCCACTTATTTGCCACTTCAAATGATATGGATGCAGCCCTTGTGTTGGTTAATGGTGCTCTAGAATATGAGAGAAAGTTGCAACGCGCTGAATGCATGGATAAGTGTTTGTATCATGGGTCTGGTCTTTCTCCACCTATAGCTTTGTTTGGTTCTGGTGCTGAGATCAAACATTTGGAACTTGAGAAACGTTCCTTGAGTATTGATGTGTGTCATGCCGACATAAATGCAATTGATGACAAAGAGCTCTTAATGTTTTTAGAGAAGAATACCTCTGGTAGTATCTGTGCTGTGTACAAATTTTCAGGCAATATGAAAGATGAAGATAAGGATAAGTGGGGCAGGATATTGTTTACGTCCCCTGATTTTGTTGAAAGAGCTACTGAACTAGATGGACATGAGTTTTGTGGCTCCTCCTTGAAAATTTTACCTTCGCAGTTGGGAGGGGATAAAATGTTTTCGTTCCCTGCTGTTAAAGCAAAAGTTTCTTGGCCTCGTAGGTCTAGCAGGGGATTTGCCGTAGTTAAATGTGATATAAAAGATGTCAACCATATATTGAGAGATTTCTACAACCTTGCAATAGGGGGAAGGTATGTTCGATGTGAAGTTGGAAAAAAGAGTATGGACAGTGTTACTATAAATGGGCTTGGCAAAGACCTCTCGGAAGCTGAAATACTGGATGTGCTAAGAACTGCTACAAGTAGAAGGATTTTGGATTTTTTCTTGGTAAGAGGGGATGCTGTTGAAAATCCTCCATGCAGTGCTTTGGAAGAGGCACTCCTAAAAGAAATTTACCCCTCTTTGCCCAAAAGGAACCCTCACATTAGTTCTTGCCGAGTTCAGGTGTTTGTACCTGAGCCTAAGGATGCCTTTATGAGAGCTCTAATCAGTTTCGATGGAAGATTGCATTTAGAAGCAGCAAAAGCTTTGGAGCAGATTGAAGGAAAGGTGTTACCTGGATGTTTATCATGGCAAAAGATAAAGTGCCAGCGGTTGTTTCATAGCTCCTTGATATTTCCTATACCAGTGTTTCGTGTGATTAGGGAACAACTGGATGGAGTACTTGCAAGGTTCAGGAATTTAAAAG GTGTTGAATGCAACCTGGACAGGACAGTTAATGGTTCCCACCGAGTGAAGATAACTGCGAACGCAACAAAGACAGTGGCAGAAGTTAGAAGACCTCTGGAGGAACTATTGAGAGGGAAAACTGTTGAGCATGACAGCCTCACCCCTGCAGTTCTCCAGCTCCTGATGTCCAAGGATGGCTTTAATCTTAAAAACTCATTGCAGCAAGAGACAGGAACCTACATTCTTTTTGACAGGCACAACTTGAATTTACGTGTGTTTGGTTCCCCAAACAAGGTTGCCTTGGCTCATGACAAGTTGATTCAATCCCTCCTTTCTCTCCATGAAGAAAAGCAGTTAAAAATCCATCTGAGAGGAAGGGATTTACCTCCTGATTTAATGAAGCAAATGATTAAGAATTTTGGGCCAGATCTCCGTGGACTGAAAGAAAGGGTACCTGGGGTAGATCTTATGCTCAACATAAATCGCCACGTAATCAGTCTTAATGGTAGGAAGGAGTTGAAACCCAGGGTAgaggaaataatttttgagaTTGCTCGTTCAAGCCATCATTTGGTTGGGACATTTGATAATGATGGTCCTAATTGCCCGATTTGCTTGTGCGAGGTTGAGGATGCATACCGGCTTGAAGGCTGTGGTCATGTGTTCTGCCGGTTGTGTCTGGTGGAACAATGTGAATCTGCTATTAGAAACCAAGGCACCTTCCCAATATGTTGTACTAACAAGGACTGTGGAGATATCATCCTGCTTACGGATCTGAGATCTCTCTTAGTTGGTGATAAGTTGGAGGATCTTTTCAGGGCTTCTTTGGGAGCTTTTGTGACTACGAGTGGGGGAACTTACAGGTTTTGCCCATCTCCAGACTGCCCCTCAATTTATCGAGTTGCAGATCCTGGAACTGCTGGTGAGCCATTTGTTTGTGGGGCTTGTTATTCAGAGACATGTACCAGGTGCCACTTAGAGTATCATCCATACCTTTCATGCGAGAGATATAAGGAGTTCAAGGAAGATCCGGATTCATCTCTGATACAGTGGTGCAGAGGGAAAGACGAAGTTAAGAGTTGTTTGGCGTGTGGATATGTAATTGAGAAGGTGGATGGGTGCAACCATGTTGAGTGCAAGTGTGGAAAACATGTGTGCTGGGTTTGCTTAGAGTTCTTCAGCGCTAGTGATGAATGCTATAGCCATCTGAGAAATGTTCACAAGACCATCATATAA